A section of the Candidatus Thioglobus autotrophicus genome encodes:
- a CDS encoding AI-2E family transporter encodes MMKKQAPYEHGFMLSLLLLAIGGLIWLFMPFIPALFLALLIAIATFSQYNKLKSRLSANHAALAMTALVTTILILPLSYILLISGLEVSTLIQTINTDFSLEKSRQILEQTISGLPFSEPLKATLSTTINNNLEGLLTNIKDFSVTILTSILSLSSHFVFFLVVSVFALYYFYIDGKNTIKRLKNLSPLENYLDEILLKQFSSLSITLVGSVFSIAILQGVLFSIAVILVGLPALYFGIAMALASFIPVLGGLIIWLPLSLYLYSQGQTTDALIIVLFGAVFIGTIIDNFVRPLIIQKFTQNSHHSSALNHTLITVLSTLAGIIQFGILGLFIGPIIAAMAISIFDVYAIKYADSLDQR; translated from the coding sequence ATGATGAAGAAACAAGCCCCGTACGAACATGGATTTATGCTGAGCTTATTATTGCTCGCCATTGGTGGACTCATTTGGCTATTTATGCCTTTTATCCCTGCTTTATTTTTAGCGCTACTTATTGCCATTGCCACTTTTTCACAATACAACAAACTCAAATCGCGCCTATCTGCTAACCATGCAGCACTAGCAATGACAGCATTAGTAACAACCATTCTGATTTTACCATTGAGCTATATTTTGCTCATTAGCGGTCTTGAAGTATCAACCCTAATTCAAACCATCAATACCGACTTTAGTTTGGAGAAAAGCCGCCAAATACTTGAGCAAACCATTTCAGGATTGCCTTTTTCCGAGCCACTTAAAGCCACTTTAAGTACAACCATCAATAACAACTTAGAAGGCTTATTGACTAATATTAAAGATTTTTCAGTGACTATTTTGACCAGTATTTTATCTCTCTCTTCGCATTTTGTCTTTTTCTTGGTTGTTAGTGTTTTTGCACTTTACTATTTCTACATAGATGGCAAAAACACCATTAAACGCCTTAAGAATCTCTCACCTTTAGAAAACTACCTAGATGAGATTTTACTAAAGCAATTTTCAAGCCTTTCTATTACCCTCGTCGGTAGTGTTTTTAGTATTGCTATTTTACAAGGTGTGCTTTTCTCTATCGCGGTGATCCTGGTAGGCTTGCCGGCTTTATATTTTGGCATTGCCATGGCGCTCGCCAGCTTTATCCCGGTACTCGGAGGCTTGATTATTTGGCTACCTTTGAGCCTGTATCTTTATTCACAAGGACAAACAACTGATGCACTAATTATTGTGTTATTTGGTGCGGTGTTTATTGGCACTATTATTGATAATTTTGTTAGACCTTTGATCATTCAGAAATTTACCCAAAACAGTCATCACTCTAGTGCGCTAAACCACACGCTAATCACTGTTTTATCAACACTGGCTGGGATTATTCAATTTGGCATTTTAGGCTTATTCATTGGGCCAATTATTGCCGCTATGGCTATCAGTATTTTTGATGTCTACGCGATTAAATATGCCGACTCATTAGATCAGCGCTAA
- a CDS encoding NGG1p interacting factor NIF3: MYQISFYVPETDLEIVKNAMFDAGAGQHENYEQCAWQTIGMGQFKPINNAQPAIGLLDELEAIEEYKVEMLCVDDNLDLAIKAMKFSHPYEQVAYSVIKMEY, encoded by the coding sequence GTGTATCAAATTAGTTTTTATGTGCCAGAAACCGACTTAGAAATTGTTAAAAATGCGATGTTTGATGCGGGTGCAGGCCAGCATGAAAACTACGAACAATGTGCTTGGCAAACTATTGGCATGGGGCAATTCAAGCCTATCAACAATGCCCAGCCTGCCATTGGCCTATTGGACGAATTAGAAGCTATAGAAGAGTACAAAGTGGAAATGCTTTGTGTTGATGACAACCTTGATTTAGCCATTAAAGCCATGAAATTTTCTCATCCTTATGAGCAAGTAGCTTATAGCGTTATCAAAATGGAGTATTAA
- a CDS encoding DNA alkylation repair protein has protein sequence MSAQEVITQLKSFASDSRRKSNEYYFKTGPGEYSEFDQFIGVRTPQIRSIAKQYYQRINFNEIDLLINHLVHEIRYCGLIILVYQYQSSQSEAVFNYYLKNLQAVNNWDLVDYSTPHIIGDYLLSHPNKHSLLLDWAKSNNLWERRIAIVATLAFIKQNQFTLTLTISQLLLNDQQDLIHKAVGWMLREVYKKNPDTCKAFLRENYAQLPRTTLRYAIERMAEIERKAYLKGGF, from the coding sequence ATGAGCGCCCAAGAAGTAATCACACAACTCAAATCTTTTGCGAGCGACTCTCGGCGAAAATCAAACGAATATTACTTTAAAACTGGGCCGGGAGAGTATAGCGAGTTTGACCAATTTATCGGCGTGCGCACGCCGCAAATTCGCTCAATTGCCAAGCAATATTATCAGCGTATCAACTTTAATGAAATTGACCTATTAATCAATCACCTTGTTCATGAAATTCGCTACTGTGGGTTAATTATTCTAGTTTATCAATATCAGTCTTCCCAGTCGGAAGCGGTTTTTAATTATTATTTAAAAAATCTACAGGCAGTAAATAATTGGGATTTGGTTGATTACTCAACGCCGCATATTATTGGTGATTATCTACTCAGCCATCCAAACAAACATAGTCTTTTGCTTGATTGGGCAAAATCAAATAATTTATGGGAAAGGCGCATTGCCATTGTGGCAACCCTCGCCTTTATCAAGCAAAATCAATTCACACTAACTTTAACGATTAGCCAACTACTGCTAAACGACCAGCAAGATTTAATCCATAAAGCTGTTGGTTGGATGCTAAGAGAGGTTTATAAAAAAAATCCTGACACCTGCAAAGCTTTCTTACGAGAAAATTACGCACAACTCCCTAGAACTACTTTAAGATATGCGATTGAACGCATGGCCGAAATTGAGCGAAAAGCGTATCTGAAAGGAGGTTTTTAA
- the msrA gene encoding peptide-methionine (S)-S-oxide reductase MsrA: MQTAYFAGGCFWCVEAVFQRISGVASVESGYCNGLTQNPTYVDICTGLTGHAEVVKVNFDESQLSFTQLLQVFFATHDATTLNQQGNDKGTQYRSAIFYENIEQKNLAQQYMQTLGDKIVTEVSALDVFYPAENYHQNYFNNNPDQAYCRMLIMPKLNKYFNS; encoded by the coding sequence ATGCAAACAGCTTATTTTGCCGGCGGATGTTTTTGGTGTGTTGAAGCTGTTTTTCAACGTATTTCAGGTGTGGCGAGTGTTGAGTCTGGCTATTGTAATGGGCTCACTCAAAACCCTACTTATGTAGATATTTGCACCGGATTAACTGGGCATGCTGAGGTGGTTAAAGTTAATTTTGATGAATCTCAGCTGAGCTTTACACAGTTACTACAGGTCTTTTTTGCCACACATGATGCCACGACGCTGAACCAGCAAGGTAATGACAAGGGCACGCAATATCGCTCAGCTATATTTTATGAAAATATTGAGCAAAAAAATCTAGCCCAGCAATATATGCAAACATTGGGCGACAAAATTGTGACAGAAGTGAGCGCCTTGGATGTGTTTTATCCAGCGGAAAACTATCATCAAAACTATTTTAATAACAACCCAGATCAAGCTTATTGTAGAATGTTAATCATGCCAAAACTCAATAAATACTTTAATTCATGA
- a CDS encoding HesA/MoeB/ThiF family protein: MNDQDLLRYSRQIMLPQVGIEGQQSLLDATMLLIGVGGLGSPSALYLAAAGVGHIIIADFDKVELSNLQRQVIHHTPDIGQYKTDSAKAKMLAINPDIKVTTLTDLSKENLNSWVAKADVVLDGTDNFATRFKINAACVQEKVTLVSAAVIRFEGQLSVFKGYEADQPCYQCLYSKEGEDNENCTENGILAPVAGFMGTLQALQAIKVVLDLGEQLSGKLMIIDALKLDFRTLTISKDAHCPICQAKSESNQTS; this comes from the coding sequence ATGAACGATCAAGACCTGCTTAGATATTCGCGCCAAATTATGTTGCCCCAAGTGGGCATTGAAGGTCAGCAAAGTCTGCTAGATGCCACTATGTTGTTAATTGGCGTTGGTGGCTTGGGTTCTCCTAGTGCGCTGTATCTAGCAGCTGCAGGCGTTGGACATATTATTATTGCTGATTTTGACAAAGTCGAGCTCTCCAATCTTCAGCGCCAAGTGATTCACCATACACCCGATATTGGCCAATATAAAACTGACTCGGCTAAAGCAAAAATGCTGGCCATTAATCCAGACATTAAAGTAACCACGTTGACGGATCTTAGTAAAGAAAACCTAAATAGTTGGGTGGCCAAAGCAGATGTGGTGTTAGATGGCACGGATAATTTCGCCACGCGCTTTAAAATTAACGCCGCCTGCGTACAAGAAAAAGTAACACTGGTTTCTGCAGCGGTTATTCGTTTTGAAGGGCAGCTATCGGTCTTTAAAGGTTATGAGGCAGACCAGCCTTGTTATCAGTGTTTGTATAGTAAAGAAGGCGAGGATAATGAAAATTGCACAGAAAACGGTATTCTTGCACCGGTTGCAGGATTTATGGGCACATTGCAAGCGCTTCAAGCTATTAAAGTAGTGCTAGACTTGGGTGAGCAGTTGAGTGGAAAGTTGATGATTATCGATGCGCTAAAGCTTGATTTTAGAACGCTAACAATTAGTAAAGATGCCCATTGTCCAATATGCCAGGCTAAGTCAGAATCTAACCAAACAAGCTAG
- the glyA gene encoding serine hydroxymethyltransferase encodes MFDRSQTLAKVDSEISNAIVAEVARQEAHIELIASENYTSPAVMEAQGSQLTNKYAEGYPGKRYYGGCEHVDIVEQLAIDRAKKLFGADYVNVQPHSGSQANAAVFQALLVPGDTILGMSLAHGGHLTHGAKPSFSGKNFNAIQYGLDESTGEIDYAQVEALAQEHQPKMIIAGFSAYSRVVDWQRFRDIADSIGAYLMVDMAHVAGLIATGEYPSPVGIADVTTTTTHKTLRGPRGGLILAKANEEIEKKLNSAIFPGIQGGPLMHIIAAKAVCFKEAMSDEYKAYQKQVKVNAQAMADTFIQRGFDVVSGGTDDHLFLVSFIDQGLTGKAVDAALGNAHITVNMNAVPNDPQSPFVTSGIRVGTPAVTTRGFGEQECRDLASWICDICDDLDNQAMIDEVKAKVAKVCAQHPVYK; translated from the coding sequence ATGTTTGATAGATCCCAAACTTTAGCCAAAGTAGATAGTGAAATTTCAAATGCAATTGTGGCGGAGGTTGCTCGTCAAGAAGCGCATATTGAGCTGATCGCCAGTGAAAACTACACCTCACCTGCAGTGATGGAGGCTCAAGGCTCTCAGCTGACTAATAAATACGCTGAAGGCTATCCTGGGAAACGTTATTACGGTGGTTGTGAGCATGTAGATATCGTTGAGCAATTAGCAATTGATCGTGCTAAAAAATTGTTCGGTGCAGATTATGTTAACGTGCAGCCGCATTCTGGCTCTCAAGCAAACGCAGCGGTTTTCCAAGCATTGTTAGTACCGGGCGATACTATTTTAGGTATGAGCCTTGCACACGGCGGACATCTTACACACGGCGCCAAACCTTCTTTTTCTGGAAAAAACTTTAATGCAATTCAGTATGGCTTAGATGAAAGTACTGGCGAGATTGACTACGCTCAAGTAGAGGCGCTAGCCCAAGAGCATCAGCCAAAAATGATTATTGCAGGATTTTCAGCCTATTCACGCGTGGTTGATTGGCAGCGTTTTAGAGACATCGCCGATTCAATTGGTGCGTATTTGATGGTAGATATGGCGCACGTTGCTGGTCTGATTGCAACCGGTGAATATCCATCTCCAGTGGGTATTGCTGATGTTACTACCACCACGACACACAAAACTCTACGCGGCCCTCGTGGCGGTCTGATTTTGGCTAAAGCTAATGAAGAAATTGAGAAAAAGCTTAATTCGGCGATTTTCCCAGGTATTCAAGGCGGCCCACTGATGCATATTATTGCTGCTAAAGCGGTTTGCTTTAAAGAGGCAATGAGTGATGAGTATAAAGCCTATCAAAAGCAAGTTAAGGTCAACGCACAAGCGATGGCGGATACTTTTATTCAGCGTGGCTTTGATGTTGTTTCTGGCGGTACAGACGATCATTTATTTTTAGTGAGCTTTATTGATCAAGGTTTAACTGGTAAAGCAGTTGACGCAGCGCTTGGTAATGCCCATATTACCGTTAACATGAACGCCGTACCTAATGATCCACAATCACCATTTGTAACCAGTGGTATTCGTGTGGGTACGCCTGCGGTGACGACGCGCGGATTTGGTGAGCAGGAGTGTCGTGATTTGGCTAGCTGGATTTGTGACATTTGTGATGATCTAGATAATCAAGCGATGATCGATGAAGTGAAAGCAAAAGTGGCTAAGGTTTGCGCTCAGCATCCTGTGTACAAATAG
- the nrdR gene encoding transcriptional regulator NrdR, translating into MRCPFCQSDDTKVLDTRLIDDGSQVRRRRECTSCGERYSTRETVDLNLPRLIKSDESRESFSEDKLRSGLLKALEKRPVKTSQIETSIARISRKLMTQAEREVPSAKIGEWVMEELKALDEVAYIRFASVYRQFQDIEAFKNEIEKLMKK; encoded by the coding sequence ATGCGCTGTCCATTTTGTCAGTCTGACGACACCAAAGTATTAGACACACGTTTAATTGATGATGGCTCGCAAGTGCGTCGCCGTCGCGAGTGCACCTCTTGTGGTGAGCGCTATTCAACCCGAGAAACGGTTGATTTAAATCTACCACGCCTGATTAAAAGTGATGAATCTCGGGAAAGCTTTAGTGAAGACAAGCTTCGCTCTGGCCTACTTAAAGCTTTAGAAAAACGCCCGGTTAAAACCTCGCAAATTGAAACCTCCATTGCTAGAATTTCACGCAAACTAATGACTCAAGCAGAGCGCGAAGTGCCTTCAGCCAAAATTGGCGAATGGGTGATGGAAGAGCTTAAAGCGCTTGATGAAGTGGCTTATATTCGCTTTGCTTCGGTTTATCGTCAATTTCAAGATATTGAAGCCTTTAAAAATGAGATTGAAAAGCTCATGAAAAAGTAG
- the radA gene encoding DNA repair protein RadA produces the protein MAKTKVEFVCRECGSSQPQWAGQCLDCKAWNTLEEVVLSQATSSKPESLKDLPPSKVQNLSDIKSEHRQRLTTGLTELDRTLGGGLVDGSVVLIGGDPGIGKSTLILQAMAAINKTNTTLYVSGEESAEQISDRAIRLNIHEDILLLSETHLEKIIKLAKEVKPKVIVIDSIQTMVTDGSTSAPGSVTQVRDCAAQLTQFAKQTNTILLMIGHVTKGGALAGPRILEHMVDAVLYFEGDAGGRYRIIRAVKNRFGAVNEISVFAMGETGLVQVENPSAIFLSNQAKPSPGSMVMVTREATRPLMVEVQALVDQAGGNPKRVSVGLEQNRLALQLAVLHKHGGVATHDQDVFVNVVGGIKVNETASDLVVMLAIMSSLRDKVIPNDWIAFGEVGLTGEVRPVYNAIERLQEAQKHGFKVAIIPKGNIPKKAPKGLKIVPVEYLYQALQYMSENT, from the coding sequence GTGGCAAAAACTAAAGTAGAGTTTGTTTGTCGTGAGTGTGGTTCGTCGCAACCACAATGGGCAGGGCAGTGCCTAGACTGCAAAGCCTGGAATACTTTGGAAGAGGTGGTTTTATCTCAAGCAACTTCTTCAAAACCTGAAAGTCTTAAAGATCTGCCACCTTCTAAAGTTCAAAACTTATCAGACATTAAGTCTGAGCATCGTCAAAGATTAACAACAGGTTTAACAGAGCTTGATCGCACTTTAGGTGGTGGTTTGGTAGATGGCTCAGTGGTGCTAATTGGCGGTGATCCTGGGATTGGTAAATCTACGCTCATTTTGCAAGCAATGGCCGCCATTAATAAAACCAATACTACCTTGTACGTCAGTGGTGAAGAGTCAGCAGAGCAGATTAGTGATCGTGCAATTCGCTTAAATATTCATGAAGATATTTTGCTTTTGAGTGAAACTCACTTAGAAAAAATTATTAAATTAGCTAAAGAAGTTAAGCCTAAAGTTATTGTGATTGACTCCATCCAAACCATGGTGACAGACGGCTCCACCTCGGCGCCTGGTTCAGTTACGCAAGTGAGAGATTGCGCCGCTCAACTGACGCAGTTTGCCAAGCAAACCAACACCATTTTACTGATGATTGGCCATGTGACTAAAGGTGGCGCACTGGCTGGACCTAGAATTTTAGAGCACATGGTTGATGCGGTATTGTATTTTGAGGGCGATGCAGGCGGGCGTTATCGCATTATTCGCGCGGTGAAAAATCGCTTCGGTGCGGTAAATGAAATCAGTGTTTTTGCCATGGGTGAAACTGGCCTTGTGCAAGTGGAAAATCCGTCAGCCATTTTCTTATCTAATCAAGCCAAGCCATCGCCAGGTTCGATGGTCATGGTTACGCGTGAGGCAACTAGGCCGTTGATGGTTGAAGTGCAAGCTTTGGTTGATCAAGCGGGTGGCAACCCTAAGCGCGTGAGTGTCGGTTTAGAACAAAATCGCCTAGCGTTGCAACTCGCTGTGCTACATAAGCATGGCGGTGTAGCAACACATGATCAAGATGTTTTTGTGAATGTGGTTGGTGGTATTAAAGTGAATGAAACCGCTTCTGATCTGGTGGTGATGCTGGCAATTATGTCGAGTCTGAGGGATAAAGTAATCCCGAATGATTGGATTGCGTTTGGCGAAGTAGGCTTAACGGGTGAGGTGCGCCCGGTTTATAATGCCATTGAGCGCTTGCAAGAGGCGCAAAAACACGGCTTTAAGGTGGCTATCATCCCTAAGGGTAATATCCCAAAAAAAGCGCCCAAAGGCTTAAAGATTGTTCCAGTAGAGTATTTATACCAAGCTTTACAATATATGAGCGAGAATACTTAA
- the msrA gene encoding peptide-methionine (S)-S-oxide reductase MsrA — protein MLLEIVFAAGCFWGVEKNFEKIEGVVEATSGYAGGSYANPSYDDVLKNRNLQSSGFVSFLENIGLTDKSALEIDKELVNHTEVVKVTYNPAKVSTKTLIKNFWEIHDPTQVDGQGGDIGNNYRSALYWTTKDQEAVALSTGQKFQQLLTAKGYGKIVTEIKQLDKFWPAEDYHQNYLVKNPNGYCPNHATGVKFDQAMQKQVVHETVKPLGGLEILVIEAEDKGSCLYCLQFEKEVTSKYKGSIPLRSAPMTALQGFDLKTPTWATPTIFFIKEGKEVWAQQGYMSPSEFYKALGEFKLGKSSEAFDVAFNKGTDGRFCKQYDIFKNTPDGVFIDKLSGRALFDTRDRFNSKSGWLSFTKPVAGEVYEKADNSFGMTRTEIRSVSSDIHLGHVFSDGPNGKPRYCINATVLEFVPRKDN, from the coding sequence ATGTTACTAGAAATCGTATTTGCAGCCGGTTGTTTTTGGGGTGTAGAAAAAAACTTTGAAAAAATTGAGGGCGTGGTTGAAGCTACCTCTGGCTATGCTGGTGGTAGCTATGCCAATCCTAGTTATGACGATGTACTCAAAAATCGAAATCTTCAAAGCTCGGGTTTTGTTAGTTTTTTAGAAAATATTGGACTCACTGATAAAAGTGCGCTTGAGATCGACAAAGAATTGGTTAATCATACTGAAGTAGTAAAGGTAACTTACAACCCAGCCAAAGTCTCCACCAAAACTCTGATAAAGAATTTTTGGGAAATTCATGATCCAACCCAAGTAGATGGACAAGGTGGTGATATTGGTAATAATTATCGCTCAGCACTTTATTGGACCACAAAAGACCAAGAGGCAGTTGCACTAAGTACCGGGCAAAAATTCCAGCAACTGTTAACAGCTAAAGGCTATGGCAAGATTGTTACTGAAATTAAACAACTGGATAAATTTTGGCCTGCAGAAGATTATCATCAAAATTATCTAGTTAAAAATCCAAATGGCTATTGCCCTAATCATGCAACTGGTGTGAAATTTGATCAAGCCATGCAAAAGCAGGTAGTGCATGAGACGGTGAAACCACTTGGCGGGTTGGAGATTTTAGTGATCGAAGCAGAAGACAAAGGTTCGTGCTTATATTGTCTGCAATTTGAAAAAGAAGTTACGTCAAAATACAAAGGCAGTATTCCCCTTAGAAGTGCCCCGATGACTGCACTGCAAGGGTTTGATTTAAAAACACCAACTTGGGCAACGCCAACTATTTTCTTTATTAAAGAGGGTAAAGAAGTTTGGGCTCAGCAAGGCTATATGTCACCGAGTGAATTTTACAAAGCATTGGGTGAGTTTAAACTTGGAAAATCATCAGAAGCTTTTGATGTCGCTTTTAACAAAGGCACAGATGGCAGGTTTTGCAAGCAATACGATATTTTTAAAAATACACCTGATGGTGTATTTATTGATAAATTATCTGGCAGAGCTTTATTTGATACCCGTGATCGTTTTAATTCAAAATCTGGCTGGCTATCTTTTACCAAGCCGGTAGCGGGCGAAGTGTATGAAAAAGCCGATAACAGCTTTGGCATGACGCGCACAGAGATACGCTCTGTTAGTTCAGATATTCACCTAGGCCATGTATTTAGCGACGGCCCTAATGGCAAGCCAAGATATTGCATTAATGCGACCGTATTAGAATTTGTACCTAGAAAGGATAACTAG
- the cobO gene encoding cob(I)yrinic acid a,c-diamide adenosyltransferase, whose product MSDDQYKTRMQRKKTHIDSRIEQANIDKGIIVLLTGNGKGKSSSALGMICRALGYDMKVGVAKFLKGVQDTGEDAFLAQQPNIQTVFMKTGFTWDTQDKEYDTTMALETWQKAQSYLEDKSIDLVVLDELTYMISYKYLDEQMILNALNKRPKNQHVVITGRAASEGLIEIADTVSEVKDIKHAFRANIKAQKGVDL is encoded by the coding sequence GTGTCAGATGACCAATACAAAACCAGAATGCAGCGCAAAAAAACGCATATTGACTCTCGCATAGAGCAGGCTAATATTGACAAAGGTATTATCGTACTCCTTACTGGCAACGGCAAAGGTAAGTCTTCTTCGGCTTTAGGGATGATTTGTCGAGCACTCGGCTACGATATGAAAGTAGGAGTTGCTAAGTTTTTAAAAGGCGTGCAAGATACTGGTGAAGATGCTTTTCTAGCTCAACAGCCCAATATTCAAACTGTGTTTATGAAAACTGGCTTTACTTGGGATACGCAAGATAAAGAATACGATACCACTATGGCGCTTGAAACTTGGCAAAAAGCTCAAAGCTACTTAGAAGATAAATCTATTGATTTGGTTGTGCTTGACGAGCTCACCTATATGATTAGCTACAAGTACTTAGATGAGCAAATGATCCTTAATGCACTAAATAAACGCCCAAAAAATCAGCACGTGGTAATCACCGGACGCGCCGCTTCAGAAGGATTAATAGAGATTGCCGATACAGTCAGTGAAGTGAAAGATATCAAGCACGCTTTTAGAGCTAATATTAAAGCCCAAAAAGGCGTTGACCTTTAA
- a CDS encoding TonB-dependent receptor domain-containing protein, with the protein MKLKQLSLVAAISALTFTTTTNAVLGPIPIYLNTEYRTESPVIGSIASTIQLNKADILKTGSHTFTELLATIGGITFEGGQGNLTALRIRGNEANHTLLLVDGSVVSISATQPNFDVVPLEQIERIEIIKGPFSSLYGPGAIGGVIHVFTNKESEPGVQSEARFSYGTHNTQKISVSSSANNNGNYAHYTLSKYHTDGIDATSNGDLDPIDRTSGSLNIGGTLSDATTAKLNILNTKADIEYDDSWSAPKPDNNLTQFNIEVNHQFNKMLNTKFDIMRQKTQRREAQYKLETLSIVNEYTLNNAKLSLGASQTTDKDVDNAKQIKHTDLFSQWQGVVNHNELSLGARVVDHDKFSKHNTYNINWAKNIDNNARIAASFGKATNLPDHYQNNLNIEHGKTELNPEHSKNIELGISKNYHTWSVLAKFYKSKVTDAFKWSATGYTNEGTVNIKGIELDAKANVLGWDLKTNYDYNTAVSESTNLQKGRRPNHTGSITATKTQGQYSHRINLTGKSWAWDKDAHTNNDKLGGYGLLNLFTDYDYNKQISISVSLNNALDKQYEMAKGYNTLGRTVTLGIAHKF; encoded by the coding sequence ATGAAACTCAAGCAACTCTCGTTAGTCGCTGCAATATCAGCACTCACATTTACCACCACAACCAACGCAGTGTTAGGCCCTATTCCTATTTACCTAAATACGGAATATCGAACCGAATCTCCAGTTATCGGCTCTATTGCTTCAACCATTCAACTAAATAAAGCTGATATTTTAAAAACAGGCTCTCATACATTTACTGAACTATTGGCAACCATTGGTGGCATCACCTTTGAAGGTGGGCAGGGAAATCTAACAGCACTTCGCATTCGAGGCAATGAAGCAAATCACACTTTATTATTGGTTGATGGTAGTGTTGTCTCTATCAGTGCAACTCAGCCCAATTTTGATGTAGTACCACTAGAGCAAATTGAACGCATCGAAATCATTAAAGGGCCTTTTTCATCACTCTACGGCCCTGGTGCTATTGGTGGCGTGATTCATGTTTTTACCAATAAAGAGTCTGAGCCAGGCGTACAGAGCGAAGCCAGGTTCTCTTACGGCACTCACAATACTCAAAAAATATCAGTAAGCTCTAGTGCTAACAACAACGGGAATTATGCTCACTATACACTTAGCAAGTATCATACAGATGGTATTGACGCAACCAGTAACGGCGACTTAGACCCTATAGACAGAACCTCAGGCAGCCTAAATATTGGCGGAACTCTTTCTGATGCAACCACTGCTAAGCTGAATATTTTAAATACCAAAGCCGATATCGAATACGATGACTCATGGAGCGCACCAAAACCAGACAACAACTTAACCCAATTTAATATTGAAGTTAATCATCAGTTTAACAAGATGCTTAATACCAAATTTGACATCATGAGGCAAAAAACACAGCGTCGTGAAGCTCAATACAAATTAGAAACATTATCCATTGTTAACGAATATACACTAAATAATGCCAAGCTATCATTAGGCGCTTCACAAACTACCGATAAAGATGTTGATAATGCCAAGCAAATCAAACACACTGATTTATTTTCACAATGGCAAGGTGTTGTTAACCACAATGAATTATCACTTGGTGCTAGAGTAGTTGACCATGATAAATTTAGCAAGCACAACACTTATAATATCAATTGGGCTAAAAATATAGATAATAATGCAAGAATCGCTGCGTCTTTTGGCAAGGCGACCAATCTACCTGATCACTACCAAAACAATCTAAACATTGAGCATGGTAAAACAGAATTAAATCCAGAGCATTCAAAAAATATTGAGCTTGGCATTAGCAAAAATTATCATACTTGGTCTGTGTTAGCAAAATTTTATAAAAGTAAAGTAACGGATGCTTTTAAATGGAGTGCAACAGGGTATACCAATGAAGGTACGGTTAATATCAAAGGTATTGAGCTGGATGCAAAGGCTAATGTATTAGGCTGGGATCTCAAGACAAATTACGACTATAACACTGCTGTCAGCGAATCCACCAATTTACAAAAAGGTAGAAGGCCAAATCATACTGGCAGTATCACAGCTACAAAAACACAAGGACAATATAGTCACCGAATTAATCTAACAGGAAAGTCTTGGGCTTGGGATAAAGATGCACATACCAATAATGATAAGTTGGGTGGCTATGGGCTACTTAATTTATTTACCGATTATGACTACAATAAACAAATCAGTATTTCAGTAAGCTTGAATAATGCCTTAGATAAACAATATGAAATGGCCAAAGGCTACAACACTTTGGGCAGAACTGTCACTCTTGGTATTGCTCATAAGTTTTAA